A single genomic interval of Helianthus annuus cultivar XRQ/B chromosome 6, HanXRQr2.0-SUNRISE, whole genome shotgun sequence harbors:
- the LOC110876460 gene encoding protein EARLY FLOWERING 4 — protein sequence MSRKYASYLKKLKIAGGSKQSRTTWLMGTDSDDSDGEYDVEAWEMLSKGLKEVQRVLEENRLLIQQVNENHESKIHDNLVKNVALIQEINGNISKIRTVYSSISVNLCHFVSRRSVKNENVT from the coding sequence ATGAGTAGGAAATATGCAAGTTATCTCAAGAAACTGAAAATTGCCGGCGGGTCGAAACAAAGTCGAACCACGTGGTTAATGGGAACGGATAGCGACGACAGTGATGGTGAGTACGATGTTGAAGCATGGGAGATGTTGAGTAAGGGTTTGAAGGAAGTGCAAAGAGTGTTAGAAGAGAACAGATTATTGATTCAACAAGTGAACGAGAATCATGAGTCGAAGATTCACGATAATTTGGTGAAAAATGTCGCGTTGATTCAGGAAATCAATGGTAACATATCGAAGATTAGAACCGTTTATTCGAGTATATCTGTTAATTTGTGCCACTTTGTTAGTCGACGAAGTGTGAAAAATGAAAATGTGACCTGA